Below is a genomic region from Ciconia boyciana unplaced genomic scaffold, ASM3463844v1 HiC_scaffold_37, whole genome shotgun sequence.
cTGTCTCCcacatgggggcagcttctggtgtcttctcacagaagccacccctgcagctcccccgCTACCAAAGCCTTGTcacgtaaacccaatacagctGCATTGTAAAGAGTATTCATTTTGAAGTGCATTATGAAGGCTCGGGAcagggatcttatcaatgtctATAcatacctgatgggagggagtgaagaagagggagccaggctcttctcattAGTGCCCAGTAACAGaacaagagattaaaaaagatGACATTCCGCCTGAACATGAGAAAACACTTGCTGAATGTGAGCGAGGTCATGCACTGGACGCGGTTGCCCAGAGGGGTTGTGCACTCTCCATCCGTGGAGATACTCAAAATCCAACTGGAAATGATCATCAgcaccctgctgcagctgacCCTTCTTTGAGCAGACTATTTGGACTAGATCAtctccaaaggtcccttccaaccccaactattctatgattctgtgattctgtgattctgtgattctgtaatgtCTGGCAGTGTTCCTGAGAACTTTTCTGTGGTATCCCCACATCAGTTTGAGCCCTGGTGTCCATCCTCCAGGTAGCAGAGCTACCTTTTGAGGATGAAGTCATTCACCATGTAACGCTGAGGACTGGGTGAACCAGGGATTACAAATGCCAGCAAATCCTCAACACACAGCAGTGTCCACTACCCTCGCCTCCACTGTCCAGCCCCTCCCTCTAGAGGGCTTTGGctcagaagggacctctggacgTCTCTAGCAGCATggtctgctctgagcagggatAACTTTACAGTTAGGTCAGATTGCTCAGTGCTTTCTGCTGACCCAGCACTGATCCACTCTCATAGTGAGTTTTTTTCCACCTTAAACTCATTAGAAATTAGAGTTTTGAAAGTCACAGGCCCCTGGCCCAGTGCTGGTCCGCTGGTATAAtgggcttgggtttttttctttccttaaccTCATTTGAAATTTCCCTTACTGCTTCCTGCCCTTGTGATCTCGtgttcttcccttccctccatgATGCTCACCCAGATCATCACACCTACTCAGACCAACGATAATCACAACCTACTCTCCAAGCACGACCTCACGGGGATCCTCTAGGACCATGCAGGCAGGCTGTTGTGGCCAGCTCCACACTGGAGGATGATGGCACTAAGAGACTGGGGGTCACCAGTCCTTCTTCAGCCACTTCCTAGGTCTGGTGGAGCACCAGGACAGCAAGGACTTGTGGCTCTGCACCATGAGCATGCTGTAGGATTGCGACAGACCCAGAGTCTGGACATTGCCTTGGATTAGCTGAACGCCAGCATTTTTCTATTTGAAGCAATTTTCCAGCCCAGCTCACCTCCCTTCTGACCTCTCCCCATCCTTACTCTGATCTGGGCAGCCTCTCCTGGCCCCCTCCTTGGGCTCTTCATATGGTCCCAAGCTGTATAGGGATCACGGCTGCAAATCCCCCTGCCTAAGGGTCTGTGCATGTGGCAGGTGCTTGAAGGGACCAAGGTGCATTTCCAAGAAGAGGAGATGTGTTCGGTTGTGCCTGAGGATGAGATGAATCACTCTCCAGCCTCCCTTCCTCATGCTTGCTGGGTccccacagcctcctttgggaTTGCAGAGTCTGTGTTTTCCTGAAGATACCTGCATTTAGTACTTTCCCTTTCAGTGACTCCACCTTGGGCAATCTCTTCTTTTGTGGGGCTCCAGTCACTGCCCGCCCCAGGCACATGCTGTCCATGGAGATATCCCGTGCTCTTAAGGAGCTCCAGACTCCCCTCCTTAAGGACATCATCTGCATGTCATGTGTGGGACAGACATGGCAATGTAATTCACTGACCAGTCACCATCTCCAGTCAGCAGACACCAATGGGTTAGTGTTAAATCCAACCCTCTGTCTCTAACAGGCCATAACATGACATTGAGCTCTTGGCTCCTGAATCCATGGAGCAACAGGCCCTTTTGGGGAGCAGTTGCTCATGTTGATTCCTGGCACCAGCTTTGGATGAAGAGCCCGACCTTCTGGCAGTGCACTGGGGAGATCCCATTTTATTATAGACATCCTATGAGAGAGGCAGCTCTGACCAGTGTTAAAGACACCTTTATACAGGCTCCAGGATGCAGAGCAGATTCATTTCTCAGTAGAAATGAGCTGAAGCTAAACATTTGTGTAGGAACAAAACAACCACAGATTATGAGAAAATTATAATCGTAACAGTATGATAACGATAATGATGATCATTCTAATGATGATAGcgataataataaaaaagacaaaaggacaGGCCTGGAATGAGATACCTAGGGAGTCATTTgtgcagagagaagggaagtTTATCACTATGGAGAAACAGCCACGAAATCACTTTCCTAACAgcatccttgagctccttgTTCCTCATGCCGTAGATGAGGGGGTTCAATGTTGGAGGTACCACCGAGTACAGAACAGCCATCACCAGATCTAGGGAATgggaggaggtggaaggggGCTTCAGGTAGGCAAACATGGCAGTGCTGAAAAACAGGGAGACCACagccaggtgagggaggcacgtggaaaaggctttgtgccatccctgctcagaggggatcctcagcacggccctgaagatctgcacataggacagcacaatgaaaataaaacacccaGTTGTTAAACAGATACCAACCAGAACAACCCCAACTTCTCTGAGGTAGGAGgtggagcaggagagcttgaggatctgagggatttcacagaagaactggtttatggcattgccttggcagagtggcagtgaaaatgtattggcaGTGTGTACCATAGCATTGAGAAAACCACTGCCCCAcgcagctgctgccatgttggcacaagctctgctgcccaggagcgTCCCATAATGCAagggtttgcagatggcaacaTAGCGGTCATAGGCCATGATGGTAAGAGAAATCTCTGCTGTAATCAAGAAGGCAAACAGAAACACTTGGGCAGTGCATCCTGCATAGGAAATGGCCCTGGTGTCCCAGAGGGAATTGGCCATGGatttggggacagtggtggagatggagcccaggtTGAGGAAAGAGAGgttgaagaggaagaagtacatgggggtgtggagaTGGTGGTCACAGGCTATGGCAGTGATGATGAGGCCGTTGCCCAGGAGAgcagccaggtagatgcccaggaagagccagaagtgcaagagctgcagctcccatgTGTCTGTGaatggcaggaggaggaactgggtgatggagctgctgttggCCATTTGCTGCCTCAGGGCATGGGGACCTGTCCAAAGAGGAAAGCACACTGAGAAGTTAGGACAGACTTCTTTGAGCAAATCTCTATGTATTAGCCAACACTCCCCTGCCTTGTTCCTTGTTCCCACCCAAACACACATTACCTCCGTCCTTGCTCGTCTcgctggctgcagctctggcttgTGCAGGCTGAGTGTGTTGCTAGGAGCAGTGGCCTCTGCCCATCAGCTCCAGAGGAGTCAGCCCTTCTGTGTAGCAGAGGGTACCATGGAAAGGGTGTGAAATCACAAGTTATGTCAGATATAATGCACTTGTAATGCAGAAGGGCTGTTCAGCATCTTCCAACATGACAACCCCAGAGAGACTGTTGGATAGCCTAAAACTGTAGTGACCAGACCGAGCCAGCTCATTTCCCGGCCCCAAGCACTGTATTGCCCAGAGCCCTACAGCTTAGGATGGGCTGGGGCACTTTGTTCCCATGGACATGTTTACAGGGCAGGAGCCAACGTTTCAGTATGTGACCTGCAGCTGAAACCCTCCTCCCCAGAGGCTCTGAGGGCAAGAACAAAGGCAGCCCAGACGGGAGGCGAAACACGGAGAAATGCCCCAATGCTTCTGCTGAGGGAGGCGGAAAAGGGCGAGAGAGATGGGTACTGGTGAGTCTAAACTCATCAAGGGTCAGGACTCCAAGGGGGTGACACAGCCTGGAAACAGGGGGCAGAAGCTCTGCTGGGTGGAAAAGGAGACCAGGGAAGGCATCTGCACTGCAGGGGACGGCAGGGACATTCCCAAATCTCCTGCCCTCGGCATTTCTGGTAGCGGCTCCCTGTCCCTCCGTGCCtatgtctctgctgcctggaccTGTCCCTCCTGGCAGGAGCTCGTTCTCTGTCCCCACATTTGCTCCCTGTCAGTACTCAAAGACCCCATCCCAACAACAGTGTGGTCAGGTCTGCCCTGGAGACACCTCCTGGCAGCAGGGCGCTGAACAGGGgcatctctgtgtgtgcaggggtGAAGGAGAAGCTCAGAAAAGCCCTAAGAAGATTTGCGGTCTCAGtgccttctgcagcacagagaaatcAATTCCCATCTCTCACTGCCTAACCAGACAACCAGGATGAGAAACCTCAAAGCACAAACCTTCCCTTTCAAGTCAATGCTGCCTTGTTGTACTTCTTCAAAAGGATCTTCAGAAAGATCCTGGGGGTGATgtggagctgtgagcagccctgagcCACGCAGCACCCTCTCAACAGCAGAagagccctgccctgctgggggtcgctccttccacccacagcttctccccacaGCACTGTGGGGAGCTTCCTGGGCAGGCTGAGTGCtgaccctggcaggcagcagagtcCCTGCGTCAGCACACAGCATCCCCATCACAGTGGGAAACTGATACCACAGACTCCAAAAAGTGCCTTTGCTTCAGGTAGCCCCTGCTTTGATGTTCCCCTTGAAACATCCCCCAGAAAATATCCTGGGAGTGATGTGGcgctgtgagcagccctgagcCACGCAGCACCCTCTCGACACCAGAagagccctgccctgctggggtgTCAAATCCTTCCACCCACTACTTCTCCCCACAGTGCTGTGGGGAGCTCCGCGGGCAGGCTGAGTGCTGGCCCTGGCAGGAAGAAGAGTCCCTGCACCAGCACACAGCCTCCTAGGGTGCAGGGCCCCTGCACtgaaggacagccctgggcacccctgcctgcacacccagCTGCACACCCCTGCAGGCCTCCCTAGAAGAAGGGGGTGGTCGTGCCCTGTCCCTCTGagggtgcagcagggaagccctGCTCTGCAACACATCCTTCTCCACACACAAGAAACCCGGAGAGCCATCCTGCCAGATCCTACCTGCTCTGGGATCTGCCAGCTCTAGGAGACCCCTCCAGCATACTCTGGAGGCCCTGTAGCCTGAAACTTACTGTGTTAAGGGCTGTGAAGATTTCTCCTCCAGTGAGCTCTCAGCATCCTCCCACTCCACACTGCCTTTAATCTCTCTCTGTCACATCTATATCCCCTTGCTGCCTTCAGGCAGTGtctcagccctgctgtgctctgcagaggatctgctcctgggcagagctgtctgccTGAAGCACTGCACGCTTGCCATGAGTTTCCTCTGTCTCAGGAGCCCAccgcagctcagcagcagaggaccacCCCAAGGTGCCACTTTCTCTGCCCCCTCTGGGCTCCCTCGAGGTGTCCCCGGGGCTCCAGGGCTGACACCGcctgaaaggcagcaggatCATCCCTGGGGAATGTACTTTGGAGTCAACAAAAGAATCACTAATGGTCCCTCTCTAAACATTGGAGGGGGACTGattcctgcagcagaaattgTCCTGCCAGAGCATGGTTTTCTGCGAGAGGTGTAAATGTTCCCCTCTGGACACCGCAGGTCCTGTCCCATAACAcgaaggacagacagacagggaCAGGGCGCGGTTGGCTTCCCCTGTGCTGGGCAGTGGTTCAGCTGAGGCAATGTAGGCAtctccttcccagctgcaaGAAGCACGATTCAGCTCCCTCCATGCACCCCACACAGCCACAGCAGATGGGATTCCTCTTGCTTCAGTTCAGGGGTGCACTAAAGCGTTGCCTGCAGGTGAGCCCCTGCTCTGAGCCCCTCGTCTTTGTTCTGTGGGCACTCAGTTGCTCACCCACAGACACTTGGTGAAGACTGAGGGGCCAGGGTTGGTCTAAGACGTGTGCAAGTGTTTGCAAGCTGTGAAACTTGCAAATCTCTGAGAATACCCACATCCTTCCCGAGCATCAGCTGAGGTCCAGAGGTGGAAGGGGGATTTCCTTGGCCATCCTAAATGACACCAGACCTGGACGTTTAGGGCACCTGAATGTGCCTTGTCAAATATATCTGTGGAGCATGCAGAGCTCTTGAGCTGACCAAACGCAGGAGTGCATCAGAAGGAGACCCGGGTCTCTCTCTATCCACTGTATTTACTAGAGCACCAGTCACTGCAAAGCCACCCCCTTCTCTAATACAGCGTCACCTGCTgacttcctcctgcagctcctccacccACTGCCTGAGGGCCTCCACTAAAATATCTTAACATGTCCACATCCCTGCACTGAAGACATCTTATTTATTTCAGGGCTCTCATtttaactacatttttaaaaaagcctccAGTGCCTGGCCAGGTGCCTGGAGTGCCTAATACAACTCCATTCTGCAGGCAAACACAGCACAGGGCCTCCAGAAAAGCTGTGCCCTGTTGGAGCTGGTGTGGGACAGACACCCCAGGGCCTCCTAAAGGGGTCTAGTGCCAGTGTGCCATCATCTGAACACCAACACCACACCATGGCACAGCCCCTTCTCGGCTCCTTCCGGTGTGTTTACTAGAGGACCAGTTACTGCAAAACACAGACATATCTAAATGTCTGAACTGAGGAGACCTTCTTTAATTCCGGGCTCTCTATTAATGCCCTAAGAAAGGTGAATAGTGCTATGCAAGGTGCTTGGGATAGCCAGCACCATCTCTTGCCCAAGctgaggtgctgagctcttgaGCCCAAATGTGCacagccaggaggagctggagcacaCACAGACGGAGCTGAAGCTTCTGAGCGCTGTGACACTTTTGGATGAAATGAGATGTGGCGAGACAATTTGTTCAactgggctgcagcagtggagGGATATAGGCTCTGCAGGAGAGAGTGTCAGGGAATATGAGGATGGAGGATGGCCTCTGTGTCAAGGGGCAGCTCCGATGGATGGAGCTCTTTTATGGGATGGGCAACTGCTGAGGTTTCTCCCTGTGAATCTTGCCCATTGGCTTCTTGTACTGCCAAGACTTTGTATCTGTTGCTGGTTGGTACATAGGGGGAAACGGCTGGACGTGATATCCTGCTGCCATGGGTCACCAGAGACCATGGTGCCTCCTTCTCCAAGATGCTGTCTATTCACTGTTGACACTGCTTGCCTGGTAGTCCTTGGAGGTCAGTGCCATGGGGttccaatatttcttcttgcaatGCCTCAAATAAGATTCTGTCTATTTCTTGTTCCCCCTCTCTTATACAGCATCACCTCCTGACTGCTTCCCACAGCTCCTCCACCCGCTGCCTGAGGGACTCCACCAGAGCACACCTTGCGCAGGTGGAGCTTGCACCCTCCTCCACCCAGGAGCGTGGGGTACAGACTTTACAGCCCTCCACCTGGACAGCAGCTTCCCTGAGAGGAAGCCCTGTCTGAGTGGCCACCTCCACTCATCCCAGGCTAGGCTGGCTAGGGAGAGggtgcccagctgctgcagagcacagccctcACCTGGTTGCTGCCACCATGCTTCTGATGACCTCAAAGCACTGCCTAAGAAGCCTTTCTAATTCCCTGGAGACCTCAAGCTGCTGGGTAGGTTTGCACAGCTGACAGCTAGCTGGGGTGACCATTGGGGCTGCAGCCTAAGCCTGCGTttgagcagagcaggcagcagccccacaaCTGGAAGAGTGCGCTGCCCTTCTCATGCGCCCTTCCATGCAAAGCGCTGGGCAAACTACTGTTTGCAGCGCTCCTGCTCCCTGGCGCTCCCCAGGAGCTTCTTTTATGCGGCTTCCTGGAGGAGGAATCAGCAGTGCCCGTGCCACCTGAAGACTCACGGTGTCAGTTTTGCAAGCCCACCCTCTGATCCATTTTAGAGGTGCACTTTAGCATGGGAAATCCTGCCTGGTGGTGATCATATCGGTTACTTCGACCTTGCCTACAGAAGATGCTCGGCAGAACTAATGGAGACGCGGACTGCTATTTTGCAAAGATAGGCCTTTAGGCAGATTAAGACTTGTCTTATGCAAAACATACAGACACCCCAACGCTTACAGTCTGGAGCTCCACCAGATGTGCTTCCCAGGGAATGGGATGGCAGAGGATAAGAAAGGGATGGCTTGGCAACCACCCTGGGATTTGGGAAACTAGGGAgtgctctcctcttccccaccactgcTTTTCTCGGTGAGATGCTTAAGAAAACTCGACCAGCTAGGTGTAAATTCACAGTTGCGTCACCTAACTCATGTCTAATTGCAGCCAATGGAGTTGTGCAGTTCAAATGTTGAGCTTTCATTGGAGCCCAAGGCATTTCCTCCACTCAAACTATCTGCACCCCCACCTGACCCTGACTACTGTGTGAAACAAGAGGCCCGGCCCTCCCGGCAGGATGGGGAAAAGCTTGAACTTCTCCCTCATCCTGCACTATGCATCAcagtgaagagcctggctctgtctgctACCAAGATGCAGGCATTCAAAAGCCATGGGCTGCTCTGAGGTGCCCCTGAAGCCTTCCCTTCCGCAGGCTGAACAAGCTCAGCTCCTTCAGCCCCTTCTCAGAAGGCAAGTGCCCCAGCCCTagaccatcttggtggccctctgctgaactcacttcagtttcctcatctctctcccttttaTTGAGGGCCACAAATCTGGATGCAGTACCTACCTGTACTCTAATGAGTCCTGAGTAGAGGACGATCAACACATCCCCAATCTCCTGGCTATGCTCCTCTTCATATAGCCCACCACACTGCTGGCCTTCCTCAGTGCTGACTTGTCTTTTGCCTAATGGCCCTCAGGAACTCCAgcaccttttctgcagagctactCCCAAGCCAGGtagtccccagcctgtcccatTGCAGGGGCTCAGTCTACCGCTGGTGCAGGGCTCTGCATTTCTCCGTGCTGCTTTTCATGAGGCTCCTGTTGGCCCATGCCTTTGAGCCTACCTaggtccttctggatggcagccTTGCCCTGGTGTGTCAACCAGTCCCACCACCTGGGTATCACCTGCAGACTTCACAAGAAAGACCTCCAGGtcattagaaaaatgttaaacaaGATGGGTCCCAGGACTGTTCAGGTCTCCCCTTGCCACCAGCCTCCAGCTGGAATATTTCCCATTAACTGACTTTCTGAGAGCAACTCTCTGACCACTTTTGACCAACCCCCTgccactgctcagggacagcTTTCACTCGATCAcgctgctcagagccctgtccacCCAGATGAAGGGGGGCTTTTTCACTTCTCTCCCATGccgctggggaaggggggaagggaaCAAATGGGTGCGTGCTTAGTGGCTGGCCATGCTCAACCCAGCAGACCCCTGAAATGTCACCATGTGGCTTTGCGTGAGCAACTgactccctccctccatctccaTTGACTCTAGTGGGAGCTTAGTCAAGGAGCTCCCATGCAGACACCTCTTTTCTGCGCACCTGACCTGAGGGAAAGGGAATCACAA
It encodes:
- the LOC140645740 gene encoding olfactory receptor 14C36-like, which encodes MANSSSITQFLLLPFTDTWELQLLHFWLFLGIYLAALLGNGLIITAIACDHHLHTPMYFFLFNLSFLNLGSISTTVPKSMANSLWDTRAISYAGCTAQVFLFAFLITAEISLTIMAYDRYVAICKPLHYGTLLGSRACANMAAAAWGSGFLNAMVHTANTFSLPLCQGNAINQFFCEIPQILKLSCSTSYLREVGVVLVGICLTTGCFIFIVLSYVQIFRAVLRIPSEQGWHKAFSTCLPHLAVVSLFFSTAMFAYLKPPSTSSHSLDLVMAVLYSVVPPTLNPLIYGMRNKELKDAVRKVISWLFLHSDKLPFSLHK